The genomic region AGCTGCTTTGGAGGAGTTTGGCTGCACTAACTCCAGAGAAATTATCTCTAATTCCCAGCAGAATAAGTGGAAATAAGATCAAGTCCAGCAGTGCATTAAATCTGCTCTGAAAGAAGAATCAATCCTATGGGCTTACATCCAAGAGGGTTAAAACCAAGGCTGTGGTCTCAAGAAGTACATTCACTTAACAATTAGCAATTGCACTTATTTTGCAATTTTCCGTGAGTGTAGAACTTATTGGAATTTAATACACACTTTCACTGTAAAGGAacacagcatccctgcagcagaggCTCAGCGGAAACACATCAGCCAAGCCCGTCTCCCCTCATTAGCCAAGGGCTGTGCAAGTGCATGCAGCCCCTGGAAGCAAAACTCACCTGGGACATTTACTTCCCCTTAGCCATGTTCCTACACCATCTTTCTAACTCCCTCACTGTTGTGGTTAAACatgatggggtttttttttgttttgttctgggattttttaattattattttattttaatatgtagAATTAATATGTTATCAGTGAAAGAAACACTATTCAGCTGTCGGTGATGGAGAGCAGCATTGAGCCCCCCacatctctgcagcttcttgCCCTGACAGTGGAAGGATTCGAGCAAGAGCTGAAGATggttaaaactgtatttttgtcCCTGAAGAATGAGGACATAGAAAGATACACTGCACATCTAGTGCTAAGGTAATGGACTGCAAAGCAATCCAGTTCAATGGCCACAGACCATTTAAGTCAATGCAAAGCACTCCTTCAAAttccagaaagcagagcaaCTCTACAGGTTATTTTACATTTGCATTTGGCTAAgatgaattcattttattttttcatataagCTATAAGGCATCCTGTGAGTGTGGTGTACACGTGTTCACTCACGTGTCTGTGTGTGGATGCACACAtggggctgctccccagcctggccctgggaggaagcaggcagtgctctgGCGAGTGCAGCCCTTGTACGGACAATGCCAGGGAAGGGATTATACCAGGGATTAACATCTTAAACCCCCTCACCAGACCTTCCGACCCGAAGATCTTCTGGCCAGCAATCATCCCGCTGTCTCCGGGACTGTTACATCCCAGATTCAAACCTGAGTTCCAGGTGAAGTGGATGAGAGCTGTCTCAGCCCCCCGCCCCAAATCCTCAGCTTTGGGgcttttgtccttttctttcagcCATTCTCTCCGTTTCTCCTGCCGTGACCGGGAGGAGACCCCACGAGCGCTTTTCTTGTCGCCTGCCTCCTCCTAATTCCGGGTAATTTATCCCGTATTAAAATTCCCTTAAGGAAGAAAGACCCAGAACTCAACACCTGCTATGCAAATGGCAGCAAATCCCCGGCCCCACGGCGGGCGGTGCAGACCTGTGGCTGCCGGTGGTCCCAGAGCTCCCTGTCCAGCCCTGTGAACTCAGCCCAGcactgaggggcccagaacACCCCCAGGAGCTCATACATCGAACAGTTATATTGCTTCAGGTCTTCACAGATATCttagaggaaaggaaaggaaaggaaaggaaaggaaaggaaaggaaaggaaaggaaaggaaaggaaaggaaaggaaaggaaaggaaaggaaaggaaaggaaaggaaaggaaaggaaaggaaaggaaaggaaaggaaaggaaaggaaaggaaaggaaaggaaaggaaaggaaaggaaaggaaaggaaaggaaaggaaagggaaaaaataaagaaaaagggggaaagaaaaaagggaaagaaaaagaaagaaaaggggaggagaaagacaaagaaatgggaagaaggagggaaagaaataagtaaagaaataaatcaaggaaaaagagaaggaaggaaggaaggaagaacaggaaagggaaaaggaaaaaggatatAAAGAAAATCTACTCCTAAACATAATGATTGATATGAAAGTTATAAGAGGAAACTCGATTATCCAGCAAGCACTTAAGCTTACAGCTTTGCACATTGGCACTGCTGTCAATGAATTTCGTCCCTCTCTTTTCGGATAGGCGTCCTAGATCCAATTGACAAAACACAAATCAACAAAAGGGGGAACTGTGGGAGGGAGAAGGTGGatggaggaaaaagagagagagagagagagaagaaagactTCTCACACCATAAGGTGAGGGGAAAGGGTTCGTTTCTTGGAGGTGACATCCTAATCGCGTTTCTCCCTGCGGACGGGGGAGGCCGGGAAGGGGCCGGAGAAGCGCGCCCAGCAGCGCGACCCAGCGGCGGGGCTGCCCCGGTACATGGCCCGGGTTGGGCTGCGGGACCCTCGGGGCCGCTCTGGGCGCAGCCCGGCTCTTGGGGTGCCCACGTGGACTGCAGGGATGGCATCACCGCTCCGCAGTGCCCCCGATCCCCGCGcccagtcctccagccccaagCTTTATTCCCATCTCCCTTTAACGTTGAGAGTCAATTTCCCAGCGCCGAGCGCTTGACGGACGTTCAGGCTATTATTCGGGGAGATCGATTGTTTGGCTGAAGGTGCATTGTTTGAGCTCCTCATAAAAGAAACAAGTTAAACGCTGCAGCTACCACACACAAAAATGGTTCCTTCTGGCCGTAAAACCAGTGGGACAAGGAAGTGGCTGTAGGAGTCAAACATAATTGATGCTCAGAACGATGTTATAAATAATCTGGGCGCAGTCCTCTCCCATGTGCCTCAAAACCACAGAAagtggagctttttttttctttctttctttttcttttttttttcttttttctttttttctttcttttttttttttttttttttctttctctccccttgAATTCAGGAGCATAATACCCCGTGAGCACCAATAATTGATGTACGTTATAATTCTTCATTACCCTATCGGTAGTCTGggaaaattagaagaaaagaaaatgccagaAAGTTATGGTAAAACTTAAGATGCGACAGAAGTAGCTTTCTTTGCTCATGCTGTGAGTGTTTGAATAAGAAGAATGTCCCTGCACTGTAACAAGCTAAAAGAATGAGGAAGACAAAGGATTTCACGAAAAAGGTTTAGATAGAAGACAAGGCAAGTGAaactgaaaggaagggaaaaaaaccatTTACAATGGAACAATGCGTGTACTAATCGCTTTGATATATTATACAAACCCAAAGACCCAAAACATTGTGTAATTATTTATAAATGACTTCTCCACTCCTGTGTATAATACcgaagaaagaataaaactgcAGGCTACTCTCTAAACTATTTCTAAATAGACCTAGCtcaaaaggaagcagaagtgtttgaaaaaaaaataattaatggtTGATTTTATGGTTGtctcattaaaacattttaattacaacaaacaaaatacatttgtgcTCGCGGGGAACAATCGCTTACCTACCCCCCcaccttcagaaaaagaaaaagaaaagaaaaagaaagaaagaaagaaaaagttgtaTCACATGTttaaaacctgaaaataaaacacacccATTATTTTCACAGAACCTCCAGAAGGGGCTGAGCCCCTTGTGCAGGGTTCCAGAGCAGAAGCAGGACCCCAGCACTCAGCAATGCCCTCAGTGCACATCCTGAGGCTCTACGCTGCTATGGGCAGGTATGGGATGGGCCAGGTCCTTCCTAAAGAGCCCCTGAGCTGCAGGACTTCACCTGGGAGAGCTGGAGAGGTTACCACTGCCTCCCTGCGGGCTGCTAGTTCCAACTATCGGGTGGGTATCTCTTTAAGGTTGAGTGGGTATCTTTCCAACATTGGGGTATCTCTCCAATGTTGGGTGGGTATCTCTCCAACACTGAGTGGGTATCTCTCCAATGTTGGGTGGGTATCTCTCCTACACTGTGTGGATATATTTCCAGTATTGGGATTGCAGTGCACCAACCTGGACATTCCAGGTGTGAGGCAGTGTGACCTTCCTCTCACTCCTGCAAGTTGAGATTTGTGCTCCCATGGTGATGGTTCAGCCACCAGCCATGTTGTGCCCTCAAATTCACATTGAGCACCTTCTGTaggcagctctgccttctcGCTCTGGCCATGGTCTCAAATGAGcacaaaagcagtgttttcctgGTTGATATGCTGCTTTGATGCTCCTCTTAACAGAAGTTTAAGCACTTATGTACTGACGTAAGAACACTTAGTTTGGTGAGTTATTGCATCTATGTGCCTCCTAAacctaaatatatatatatataaaaagttaaaataaacaactttttaaaagcaCCTTTAATGTGTCAAAGGCATCTTCCAACTATGGGAGCAGCTTTACTGTGAGCCAGGCAATTCCCTGTTTGGAAAGGAGCAGCACTAACAGCACTCTAACCATCACAGTCCATGCTGGAATGCAAGGCTGACTTCTGGCACAGAGATCTGTTCAGCTTCACCAGGCACAGTTGTCACAAAAGCATGGGCTGCCCACTCACGTCTACATTGGAAGCAGCGCACCTGAATTGCAGAGATGAGTACTGCTGCACTCAGGAGCCTTTCATTCACCTTCTCAAATTCCCCATCTTTCCAAAGTCCAGCCACAAACAAGACACAACACACCCCATGCCACCCAGCACCAGGGCCTCATGCTTGAGGCCATCCATCACCAAATGGATGCACCATGTGGGGATGGGCCCACAACACTTCAGATCCAGCTCTGTTTCTGTGGGTTCCACACTCAAAAATACCTCTTCAAACTTTTCTCTTCAAGAGCAAAGTGTCCCAAAACAAATGGATGATGTATCCCTCGTTATCTTCCGTGGAGTTGCAGTGAACCTAACAGCATCTACAAGCCTGCCTGAGACTAGCTGTGCTCATGTCAAGGCAGAGGAGGTTGTGTCAAAGAATAACACTCAGAATATGGCCATGAGCAAGATGCTGGGAACACACACTGTGTTCTATGAAATCCAAGGTCCTGTTTTCATTTGGggattttccctttcccaatcTCAGAAAGCTTGGGGAAAGTTTGGCAGCCGACGTCCCCAGGAGCAGGCACATAAGGTGTAGGGCTATTATCTGCATTGGCTGAATAATTTATCTGCAAAATTAGTAGACTGGATGCGATAGAACGGGTTGAATTATTCATCGGGAATAAATTACCCAAGATATTTAgcacttctttctgtttgcGAAGGCTTCCTGAAACAATTCTGGTTCTGTGAATGCATTCGTTATTCATAAGTAGGCAGTGAATAGATTATGCAAACAAATTTCAGCCTATGGGTTGTTTGTGAAACATTCACTGCAGCTCGGGCTATTCATGGCTGTGACTGATCACGGAGACACATGGTGCTCTCTCCCCTCCTTGATTGGAGCACAAACTTTTAAAACAAGAGAATAACAAATGACAAACTGCAAATGATGGATAAGGACTAATGAATAATGTGCTTTCACTGCAAAACTCTCAGACAAGTGATGGGTTGTGCCAAAGTCTGTGGAACTCTGGGGAAtcataaacattttaatgaataaacTATTGACTGCTCAGAGACACCTAAACAAAAGACAATAAAAGTGCTGCAGACAGCACCGGAGTTTATATCGCTACGTGCAAAGTGCACATGAACAAAAGTTGAACATTTTTGGCCATATGCTTCCATAACCTTTAGATTTGAGCCCCTTCGACTTTCCCCTGGTTTGCAGTGAGGCTTGCTGCCTGCCGACCCCACTAAGCCATCACTTTGGGACATGAGTGGCTCAATGAAGTGGAGCTACTTAGTGCAGGGAGTCATTTAGGTGCGCACGGGCCCTAAAACCATCGGCCTGATTGCAGGTCTGGTGATGGAGAGGGCTCCCAAAGAGCATCCAGGCCTGGTTCTCTGCTGTTACATTGCACATTTTGGGTCTATATATCCATAAAATGTTACAAAGAGCCAAGCTCAGCTGCTAGAGAACTATTTCTGTTTTGAGGCTCGTTAATATTCATCACCCAGGGCCTTGCAGATTGCTCACTTCTGCGAGGGATCCTTTTAGCACAAAGCAGATTGTTGGTGGCGGTGAAGTCAAAATGCTGAGATAAAGACTCACACTGTCAGTCCTCCCTGTTCGCCAAGGGAGAAAATCacaggagagggaaggaagctACATTTAACACACGGGAAAATTATGTAAATAAACCTGAGTTTGGGCACAGAAGCCTAAAAATGACTACTGGTGGGTGCTGAAACCAAAAGCCATCCAGGGAGCCGAGTACCTGAGTGCTGACAATGGGGCAGCGCTGATCCACGGGACGCCCTGTGCCAGATGTCAGACCTGGGGAACGCATCGGCCGCTTCCCCAGCGATGTCCGACGTGGGGATCTGTGGGCACTTCGTGGGGATTAGCAGCAATTATGTGCTGTTTTCAATGGGAGCGCCACGGCTCTTTTCGGTTGGTTGTTTGCATCCGTAGACAAAGAGCTGTCGGAGTTGTCTCTGTGCACCGACAAACGTTGAACTTTATcaaggcttaggttggaagggaccttaaacaCCATCGGGCTCCAAGATGAATGTCATTGGGAACTTTTAACTCTCTGAGCACCTGCAGAAACCTTTTCGAAGTGCAACACGCAAAAGTGAAAGTGCCCGTAGGTATTTGGAGACGTAAGAGGGAAACGAACTGCCTTGAGTGATTATTCAGAATATTTCTTGAAGTTAAACGTGAGTTAAACCTTCCCAATTTCGGGATATTTTCACCTTGATAGAAGTGTGTAGAAAGACTACACGGTGCAAGGAAAACCCCGAGAAGCGCTCAATCGGGGTCTGGATGGAAAAAGTAATAATCGAAGTGCACGGGGCTCATCCTGCGGCAGCTCACACTCACCCCTTCCTTCTCAACCCCTTCTCGCCGCGATTCCAACCTCCACCGGCGAAAGGCCAGAGCCCGaggaggggggtgaggggggagcGGTGGGATCGGACCGCTGACCCTGCCACCCCCCCGCGTGCCCACGCCCGCTTTGTCCGGCCGCCTTCGGGGGACAAAAGCCcgagatgtgtgtgtgtgtgtgtgtgtgtgtgtgtgtgtgtgtgcgggagggggggggggtcggtgCGCGGCAGATGCGCGGCTGCCCGCGGTAATTGCGGGCACGCTCCGGAGGGCGCGGCGCACGGGGCCGACCTGCCGCctcggcgcggccccgcggggcgGCCACGGGGCCATTGTCCGCCCGCCGCTATAAGTACGGGCTGCCGCGCCGTCGTGTGCCAAAGCCGCCGCTCACACGAGCGGATCGCTGCCCGCAGCACTTCAAAGACAACAGCGGTCGCgtgtccctccccccccccccccccgccccgccttTCGCCGGCGagcgctttttttttttcttcccctctctccccttttttttttcctttcccttttcctcgCGGAGCCGCGGCCGCTTTGCCTTCCCCTACAGCGAGGAGCTCCGCTTTCTCCTCTATTTATTTCTAAACCGTTATTGCTTAACCGCAGCCCCGGGAGTGCCTTTCCATGTGAGTACGGGGGACGCAGGCACCTGCGCTGCGGTGCGGCCGTGCCAAGCACTCCCACCCTCCCTCCGTCCCTCCTTGGGGTTACTTTGggatattttttccctccctttccccctcccctcagcACCTTCCCCCCGCTCCCCCTGCCGCCCACTGACGGCTCCGGCTTCTCTCCCGCAGGATGCCCGCGGAGGCGGCGAGCAGCGGCGGCGTTTCGGAGCCGCCCGGAGCTCCGCGGGAGCGGCGGAGGAGACGCGGCCGTGCGCGGGCGCGGACCGAGGCTTTGCTGCACACCCTTAAACGGAGCCGCCGGGTGAAAGCCAACGACCGGGAGCGGAACCGCATGCACCACCTCAACGCCGCGCTGGATGAGCTCCGCAGCGTCCTGCCGACCTTCCCCGACGACACCAAACTCACCAAAATCGAAACCCTGCGCTTCGCTTACAACTACATCTGGGCCCTCTCCGAGACCCTTCGTTTGGCCGAGCAgtgcctccctcctccccccgcctTCCGCGGGCCCCCCGCGCCCCCAAGCCCCGGCAGCGACGCCGGTTCGTGGCTGTCCAGCGGTTCCCCGGCCGCCCCCTCGCTCTGCGCCTCCGCCTCCGGCCCCAGCAGCCCGGCCACCTCCGAGGACTGCGGCTACGTCCCCTCGGACGCCCTGCGGGCCTTCCGCGGGctgccccccgccgccccgggcGCTCCCTGCCGCTAGCCCTGCCCGTGCGTGTCTCCGTCCCCCCCCACCTTCTCCGTATCCCGTTGCACTTTTCAGCCCCTCCcgccccccagcccctctctCCGGGGTGCCCTTTCCCTTCGCCCCCCCGCCTCGTTTTCCATACGACTTGGAAAACCCGGCAAAGAAAAGCGACAGATTTGCTGCCGCAGACGAGGTGAAAAGTCAATTTTACAATTTGTAGCTCTCCGGTGAAGAAAAACGAGCATGAAAATTTGGTTTGAACGCCCTGACAATGCGATGAAAAGGCTTAGGGGGCCGATGCGGCCCGGGGCGCAGCACGGGGCTCAGCGCGCTGCCGGCCCCCTCCCTCACAGTTCCTCACCCCCCCGCGCCCGGGGCGGCTCAGCCCCTCCCGGGGGTCCCAGCACCGCGCCCGATGGGACCCTCACCCGACGGCCTCATGCATTATAGATGCTGACCCCCGGCGAGGCGGTCCTGCTTCAGAGCGGGAGCACACACGGGGTATTGAGCCACTGGGCCGGTTTAATTTATTCAAGATGTTCATTCAtatgaaaattgtatttttgtacATAAAGAGCTTTATTCTATTATTATGCCTCTTATCAAAGTGggttcttttttaaaaaaaaaaaattgtactttACCCTGTAAATAAAAATTTTTAACGTTTTTTACTGAATGCCAGCAGTGCCTCTGGAGTTTGGTTTCTTAAGTTTGGgttttttcagttcagaagGTTGAAAGGGAAGGGTTCA from Gallus gallus isolate bGalGal1 chromosome 13, bGalGal1.mat.broiler.GRCg7b, whole genome shotgun sequence harbors:
- the NEUROG1 gene encoding neurogenin-1 is translated as MMPAEAASSGGVSEPPGAPRERRRRRGRARARTEALLHTLKRSRRVKANDRERNRMHHLNAALDELRSVLPTFPDDTKLTKIETLRFAYNYIWALSETLRLAEQCLPPPPAFRGPPAPPSPGSDAGSWLSSGSPAAPSLCASASGPSSPATSEDCGYVPSDALRAFRGLPPAAPGAPCR